In Anabaena sphaerica FACHB-251, the following proteins share a genomic window:
- a CDS encoding glycosyltransferase family protein, producing the protein MKNLLTYSKKIGLTVAKEESVEVSSSSSNSRKCRIALYSHDTMGLGHKRRNFLIAQTLGYSPLETDVLMISGIQDGGNVPTPQGVDCLSLPALYKNIDGKYQARRLDLSLQEIITLRSQVILTTIKTFKPDIFIVDNVPRGAVRELEPTLNYLRSQGETRCILGLRDVLDEPASVQRDWKRLANEEAIQTYYDAVWVYGDPSIYDLAQEYNFHPNTVNKLRYTGYLDQRNRLKFMDIESIQAFKSLNLPSGRLALCLLGGGQDGARLAETFATAELPPEMNGIILTGPFMPQEVQQRLQKLAAKRDNLRVLKYLSEPTLLINQAERVIAMGGYNTTCELLSFQKRSLIVPRIKPRREQLVRAERLQSLGLVDVLHPHHLTSQALTDWLTQETEKPQIRNFVNLNGLNHISQFIDEILLPVHHPSKQAS; encoded by the coding sequence ATGAAAAACTTATTAACTTACTCTAAAAAAATAGGACTAACGGTGGCTAAAGAAGAGTCTGTGGAGGTTAGTAGTTCATCTAGCAATTCTCGTAAGTGTCGCATTGCTTTATATTCTCATGACACAATGGGATTGGGACACAAACGCCGCAATTTCTTAATTGCACAAACATTAGGATATTCACCTCTAGAAACTGATGTTTTGATGATTAGTGGCATACAGGATGGTGGCAATGTACCGACACCTCAAGGCGTTGATTGTTTGAGCTTACCTGCTCTGTACAAAAACATTGATGGTAAATATCAGGCACGAAGATTAGATTTGTCATTGCAGGAAATAATTACACTGCGATCGCAAGTTATTCTCACCACAATCAAAACTTTTAAACCCGATATTTTCATTGTCGATAATGTACCCAGAGGGGCAGTCAGAGAACTAGAACCAACATTGAATTACTTGCGTAGCCAAGGAGAAACACGCTGCATTCTCGGTTTACGGGATGTGCTAGATGAACCTGCATCCGTACAGCGAGATTGGAAACGTCTGGCTAATGAAGAGGCTATTCAAACTTATTATGATGCTGTTTGGGTGTATGGAGATCCCAGCATCTATGATTTAGCACAGGAATATAATTTCCACCCCAATACTGTTAATAAACTCCGCTACACAGGCTATCTTGATCAACGTAACCGCCTCAAGTTTATGGATATTGAAAGCATTCAGGCTTTTAAATCACTCAATTTGCCATCAGGACGATTAGCATTATGCTTGCTAGGTGGTGGACAAGATGGAGCGCGGTTAGCAGAAACCTTTGCTACTGCTGAACTACCACCAGAGATGAACGGCATCATTTTGACGGGTCCTTTCATGCCGCAAGAGGTACAGCAACGGCTGCAAAAGTTGGCTGCTAAACGTGATAATTTGCGAGTATTGAAATATTTATCTGAGCCGACATTGTTGATAAATCAGGCCGAGCGCGTCATTGCGATGGGTGGATACAATACAACTTGTGAATTGCTGTCATTTCAAAAGCGATCGCTCATTGTACCCCGAATTAAACCCCGTCGAGAGCAGTTAGTCCGTGCCGAACGCTTACAGTCACTTGGCTTAGTTGATGTGCTACACCCTCATCACCTCACATCTCAAGCATTGACAGATTGGTTAACACAAGAAACCGAGAAACCACAGATTCGTAACTTTGTTAATCTCAACGGACTCAACCACATTTCTCAATTTATAGACGAAATACTCCTGCCTGTTCATCATCCATCAAAACAAGCTTCTTAA
- a CDS encoding response regulator transcription factor, with product MPNILIVEDEPRIASFIQKGLRSQGFTTTIVTDGLSVLDVIQSSTFDLLILDLRLPGKDGFEVLEELRGQGEDIPVIILSARSDIHDKVAGLEGGADDYVTKPFRFEELLARVRLRLRSARPVRDAQEFTLKAGNVVLDLRTRQVKLGDRIIELPAREFAMAEMFCRHPGQVISREQLLDSVWGYDYNPGSNIVDVYVGYLRKKLGSNVIETVRGMGYRLRT from the coding sequence ATGCCTAACATTCTCATTGTTGAAGATGAACCCCGAATTGCGTCATTTATTCAAAAAGGATTGCGATCGCAAGGATTCACAACCACAATTGTTACAGATGGGTTGTCTGTGCTGGATGTGATCCAAAGTAGCACTTTTGATTTATTAATTCTGGATCTGCGGTTGCCTGGAAAAGATGGATTTGAAGTTCTCGAAGAACTGCGGGGACAGGGAGAAGACATACCAGTAATTATCCTTTCTGCTCGCAGTGACATTCATGATAAAGTTGCAGGACTAGAAGGGGGTGCAGATGATTATGTTACTAAACCCTTCCGATTTGAAGAACTACTGGCACGGGTAAGATTGCGGTTACGAAGTGCTAGACCCGTTAGAGATGCTCAAGAGTTTACCCTGAAAGCTGGTAACGTGGTACTAGATTTACGGACTCGACAAGTCAAATTAGGCGATCGCATCATAGAATTACCTGCCCGTGAATTTGCAATGGCAGAAATGTTTTGTCGGCATCCAGGACAAGTCATCAGTCGAGAACAACTGCTAGATTCTGTTTGGGGTTACGACTATAACCCAGGTTCTAATATTGTCGATGTGTATGTCGGTTATCTCCGCAAGAAACTTGGCAGCAATGTAATTGAGACAGTGAGAGGTATGGGATATCGTTTACGAACATAG
- a CDS encoding glycosyltransferase, giving the protein MRVAYVCADAGIPIFGQKGCSIHVQEVIRALQKQSCEIELFATRIGGTAPTDLANIANIIVHQLPGIPKVERAIREQISLGINSDLRLYLQELGNFDLIYERYSLWSYGAMEFAKEKGIPGLLEVNSPLITEQAKHRGLIDVDSAEKVARRVFQAATALIAVSEEVKTYLMNYVDSSKVHVIPNAVNPERFSTINTSTQSENFTVGFVGTLKPWHGLPILTEAFARLHQKVPNARLLIVGDGPERENIEAELSARGLDADTQFTGAVNPDQVPEFLAKMDVAVAPYPAQSDFYFSPLKVYEYMAAGLPVVVSGIGQLVDLIEPGVNGILCPPGDAIALADALEKLWRSPELRQNLGQAARQKVLKYHTWDAIAQQILHIAGLYGGVRR; this is encoded by the coding sequence GTGAGAGTTGCTTATGTTTGTGCTGATGCCGGAATTCCTATATTTGGTCAAAAAGGATGTTCTATTCATGTTCAGGAAGTGATACGAGCATTACAAAAACAAAGTTGTGAAATTGAATTGTTTGCGACTCGAATTGGGGGAACAGCACCGACAGATTTAGCTAATATTGCTAATATTATTGTTCATCAACTGCCTGGTATTCCTAAAGTGGAAAGGGCTATTAGGGAACAAATTTCTTTAGGAATTAATTCTGATTTACGTTTATATTTGCAGGAATTGGGAAATTTTGATCTTATTTATGAACGTTATTCTCTGTGGAGTTATGGCGCGATGGAATTTGCCAAAGAAAAGGGTATTCCTGGTTTATTAGAGGTCAATTCTCCTTTGATTACAGAACAAGCAAAGCATCGCGGTTTGATAGATGTTGATAGTGCTGAAAAAGTGGCACGTCGGGTTTTTCAAGCTGCTACAGCTTTGATTGCTGTTTCTGAGGAAGTGAAAACCTATTTAATGAATTATGTGGATAGTAGCAAAGTTCATGTCATCCCTAATGCTGTAAATCCTGAACGGTTTTCTACTATTAATACTTCTACTCAATCAGAAAATTTTACGGTGGGATTTGTGGGAACATTAAAACCGTGGCATGGTTTACCAATTCTCACAGAAGCTTTTGCACGACTGCATCAAAAAGTTCCTAATGCCAGACTTTTAATTGTTGGTGATGGTCCAGAAAGAGAAAATATCGAAGCTGAATTATCCGCACGGGGATTAGATGCTGATACTCAATTTACTGGGGCAGTCAATCCAGATCAAGTTCCTGAATTTTTAGCAAAAATGGATGTGGCAGTTGCACCCTATCCAGCACAATCAGATTTTTATTTTTCACCTTTGAAAGTTTATGAATATATGGCGGCTGGTTTGCCTGTGGTTGTAAGTGGAATTGGGCAATTAGTCGATTTAATTGAGCCGGGGGTGAATGGTATTCTTTGTCCTCCTGGTGATGCTATCGCACTAGCAGATGCTTTAGAAAAATTATGGCGATCGCCTGAACTCCGTCAAAATCTCGGACAAGCTGCACGCCAAAAAGTCCTCAAATATCATACTTGGGATGCGATCGCTCAACAAATTCTGCATATAGCGGGACTCTATGGGGGGGTAAGACGATAA
- a CDS encoding HAMP domain-containing protein, which produces MKQQHNLDKQTFIRSNIPLESTNLTPDTSNFKYWISHLKVGQKIGIGYGLLLSIAVLGTSIGFLIADHYQRQAQKREEAAIQELYQMSQLKTIVFRVRTNQHKLLLYMDQPKRWQEQYTLLLKYVEQARQIWFDFQANYNIENPIIYDSLIEQKAVYRLLQNYKGFDAYLQHTGTLFQANNPSQLSPNEIRAAQTQLFNFMHGSSVFRIDDFLDDITRLVEVIAQEYQQANWELKRVEKLRLYIILGSLSLSIAIATLLAIYTSRTIARPIQVVTHIAQQVTEECNFDLQAPVTTNDEVGILAASLNRLILEVKQLIKVQNDANEQLEIYSQILEEKVRERTLELNEKNLSLELTLEELRRTQAQLIETEQNGE; this is translated from the coding sequence ATGAAACAGCAACACAACTTAGATAAACAGACCTTCATTAGGTCAAATATCCCCTTGGAATCAACTAATTTAACCCCAGACACAAGCAATTTTAAGTATTGGATCAGCCATCTGAAAGTTGGCCAAAAGATTGGTATTGGATATGGACTGCTTTTGAGTATTGCTGTTTTGGGAACTAGCATTGGATTTTTGATTGCAGATCATTACCAGCGACAAGCCCAGAAACGAGAAGAGGCAGCAATTCAAGAGTTATATCAAATGTCCCAACTCAAAACTATTGTGTTTCGTGTTCGTACGAACCAACATAAGCTGCTTTTATATATGGATCAACCAAAAAGATGGCAGGAACAATATACTTTATTACTGAAATATGTTGAACAAGCTAGACAAATTTGGTTTGATTTTCAAGCCAACTACAATATTGAAAATCCTATTATTTATGATTCTCTAATTGAGCAGAAAGCCGTTTATCGCTTATTGCAAAACTATAAAGGATTTGATGCTTACTTACAACACACGGGAACTTTGTTTCAGGCTAACAATCCCAGTCAATTATCACCAAATGAGATTAGAGCAGCACAAACTCAACTGTTTAATTTCATGCACGGCTCATCAGTTTTCAGGATTGACGATTTTCTCGATGATATCACAAGGCTTGTAGAAGTGATAGCCCAGGAGTATCAGCAAGCTAATTGGGAACTCAAAAGGGTAGAAAAATTACGTCTGTATATTATTTTAGGTAGCTTATCACTATCAATTGCGATTGCCACATTATTAGCAATTTACACCAGTCGCACCATTGCTCGTCCTATTCAAGTAGTCACTCATATTGCTCAACAGGTGACAGAAGAATGTAATTTTGATTTGCAAGCACCCGTAACAACTAACGATGAAGTAGGAATTTTAGCTGCTTCTCTCAATCGGCTCATTTTGGAAGTTAAACAACTCATCAAAGTCCAAAATGATGCCAATGAACAACTAGAAATATACAGTCAGATATTGGAAGAAAAAGTACGCGAACGAACGCTGGAGTTAAACGAGAAAAATCTCAGTTTAGAGTTGACATTAGAAGAATTACGTCGTACTCAAGCTCAACTCATAGAAACAGAACAAAATGGTGAGTAA
- a CDS encoding ABC transporter ATP-binding protein, whose amino-acid sequence MAKSLKKSVPGLWGILVYFWPYIRPHYRLLLISAIALLADVGLRILEPWPLKFVFDYVLIGNNQPTNIPIIASLEPITLLTLSAVAVLVFTGLRALAAYWSTVGLATVGSRVMAKVRNHLYCHLQDLSLAYHTQARSGDLIIRVSSDASRLQEIMITAALPLVVSIFSLLGMIGIMFWMNPSLTLLSLLTLPLFWLVTNRLSQQIKDSSLKQRKQEGAVAAIASESIAAIKLVKALWLQDAFAQVFSQQNQRSLNESVKTQRLAAHLERTVDAVIALGTAIVLWYGSWLALRDALTPGDVLVFITYLKNAFKPVQNFAKYTGRLAKAAASGERILDVLQQQPDIRDLPNAIPAPIFQGAVCFDHVNFGYDPGQVLLEDISLNIQPGQQIAIVGTSGSGKSTLVSLLLRLYDPSFGQILIDGKDIREYTLASLRPQISVVLQESILFAATIRENIAYGVAGVSDVEIENAARLANAHDFIQALPQGYDTFVGERGATLSGGQRQRIAIARAAIRQTPILILDEPTTGLDKGNEKAVINSLQRLSQNRTTFLITHDLNFATRADMIVYMENGRVLEQGTHLELIQKNGHYAALYQIQSAMRNEEDFSHAEEDTCMGGSPDLSKVSVTQRSGGE is encoded by the coding sequence ATGGCAAAATCCCTCAAAAAATCTGTTCCTGGTCTTTGGGGCATTCTGGTTTATTTCTGGCCTTACATTCGCCCACATTACAGACTACTATTAATTTCCGCGATCGCTCTACTTGCAGATGTTGGACTCCGAATACTAGAACCCTGGCCGCTGAAGTTTGTATTTGATTATGTTCTCATCGGGAATAATCAACCTACCAATATTCCCATAATTGCCAGTCTCGAACCGATTACTTTACTCACACTTTCCGCCGTTGCAGTCCTTGTATTTACAGGATTACGCGCCCTTGCTGCTTATTGGAGTACCGTAGGATTAGCCACAGTCGGCAGCCGTGTTATGGCTAAAGTGCGTAATCATTTATATTGTCATTTGCAAGATTTATCTTTGGCTTATCACACCCAAGCCCGTAGCGGTGATTTAATTATTCGCGTCAGCAGTGATGCCAGTCGTCTGCAAGAAATTATGATTACGGCTGCATTGCCCTTAGTAGTCAGTATTTTCAGTCTATTGGGCATGATTGGGATAATGTTTTGGATGAATCCCAGCCTTACCCTATTATCACTCCTCACCTTACCGTTATTTTGGTTAGTTACCAATCGCCTCAGCCAACAAATTAAAGATTCTTCATTAAAGCAACGCAAACAAGAAGGGGCTGTAGCTGCTATTGCGTCTGAATCTATTGCAGCTATTAAATTAGTTAAAGCTTTGTGGTTGCAAGATGCCTTTGCACAGGTTTTTTCTCAACAAAATCAGCGTAGTCTGAATGAAAGTGTCAAAACCCAACGTTTAGCTGCTCACTTAGAACGCACGGTAGATGCTGTCATTGCTTTAGGAACAGCTATTGTTCTCTGGTATGGTTCGTGGTTAGCGTTGCGAGATGCACTGACACCAGGGGATGTACTGGTATTTATCACCTATCTCAAAAATGCCTTTAAGCCAGTGCAGAACTTCGCTAAGTACACAGGTAGACTGGCTAAAGCTGCGGCTTCTGGTGAGCGAATTTTAGACGTATTACAACAACAGCCTGATATCAGAGATTTACCAAATGCCATTCCAGCACCAATTTTTCAAGGTGCGGTTTGTTTTGATCATGTTAATTTTGGCTATGACCCAGGACAAGTTCTGTTAGAAGATATCAGTTTAAACATTCAACCAGGACAACAAATAGCAATTGTAGGTACTTCTGGTAGTGGAAAATCTACATTAGTGAGTTTATTATTACGACTTTATGATCCTTCTTTCGGTCAGATTTTGATTGATGGTAAGGATATTCGAGAGTACACATTAGCATCATTACGCCCGCAAATTAGTGTAGTTTTACAAGAAAGTATTTTGTTTGCGGCGACTATTCGGGAAAATATCGCTTATGGTGTTGCTGGGGTGTCTGATGTTGAAATTGAAAATGCTGCTCGTTTAGCTAATGCACATGATTTTATCCAAGCTTTACCCCAAGGATATGATACTTTTGTCGGGGAAAGAGGAGCAACACTTTCTGGAGGACAACGCCAAAGAATTGCGATCGCTCGTGCTGCTATTCGTCAAACTCCAATTCTCATTTTAGATGAACCTACCACTGGTTTAGATAAGGGTAATGAAAAAGCCGTAATTAATTCTCTGCAAAGGCTTTCTCAAAACCGTACAACCTTCTTAATTACCCATGACCTTAACTTTGCAACTCGCGCAGATATGATTGTTTACATGGAAAATGGGCGGGTTTTAGAACAAGGTACTCATTTGGAATTGATACAAAAAAATGGGCATTATGCAGCATTGTATCAAATACAAAGTGCAATGCGAAATGAAGAGGATTTTTCTCACGCAGAGGAGGACACTTGCATGGGCGGGTCTCCCGACTTGAGCAAAGTGTCCGTCACGCAGAGGAGCGGAGGAGAGTAG
- a CDS encoding sensor histidine kinase yields MIMIINRFRERISILKISQLFLIWQQVFGEVRTRILLWYLLILGITFLIAIPAFRYHLYHSIDERVRHNMAADIKAFQALMNGQTLIPEDGLTDDKSQQEMVISPKQLNLLISEQLEITVLKSVEDLKKLFRSYLLYRLPKDESYFITFIDGELYKSSPSARPKLLARNSLLMRQWAKQTYAEKGEKEFLTSNVSNIMYIVEPITINGETRGVFVVAHNTAGDRTQALEAVTAIIEVSSLVFVLSLILAWLATGRILNPLRTIITTAHAISESDLTQRLPVRDKGELGELATTFNEMMDRLEAAFASQREFVNDAGHELRTPITIIRGHLELMGDDPQEQQETLIMVMGELDRMSRLVDDLILLAKAERADFLQVATVNVAELTQELFMKAQALAERDWQLDAVPKGQIVVDRQRITEAIMNLAQNATQHTKKSDTISIGSAIAKGKVRFWVRDTGEGIPLVDQKRIFERFARTSHSRRRSEGAGLGLSIVRAIAEAHGGQVLLRSQLGKGSMFTIVLPLDPP; encoded by the coding sequence ATGATCATGATAATAAATCGTTTTCGTGAGCGCATATCTATTTTAAAAATATCTCAGTTATTTTTAATTTGGCAGCAAGTATTTGGAGAAGTCCGCACCCGAATTTTGCTGTGGTATTTGCTGATTTTAGGAATAACCTTTCTCATTGCCATTCCCGCATTTCGCTACCATCTCTATCACAGCATTGATGAGCGTGTTCGGCATAATATGGCAGCAGATATCAAAGCTTTCCAGGCATTGATGAACGGACAAACTTTGATACCAGAAGATGGACTCACTGATGATAAATCACAACAAGAAATGGTCATCAGTCCCAAGCAATTAAACTTGTTAATATCTGAACAATTAGAAATTACTGTTCTCAAATCAGTAGAAGACTTAAAGAAGCTTTTCAGGTCTTATTTGTTATATCGGCTACCCAAAGATGAATCCTATTTCATCACTTTTATAGATGGTGAACTCTATAAATCCAGTCCTAGCGCCCGTCCTAAGCTCCTAGCTAGAAATTCACTATTAATGAGACAGTGGGCAAAACAGACTTATGCAGAAAAGGGAGAGAAGGAATTTCTCACCTCTAATGTTAGTAATATTATGTACATTGTGGAACCGATTACTATCAATGGAGAAACACGGGGGGTGTTCGTGGTTGCCCACAACACTGCTGGGGATAGGACACAAGCTCTAGAAGCGGTGACAGCAATTATTGAAGTTTCCAGCTTAGTTTTTGTGCTGTCGTTAATTTTGGCTTGGTTAGCTACGGGACGGATACTGAATCCTCTAAGGACAATTATCACCACTGCTCATGCTATTAGTGAGTCAGATTTAACACAAAGGTTGCCAGTAAGAGATAAGGGAGAATTGGGAGAACTGGCCACAACATTCAACGAAATGATGGATAGACTCGAAGCAGCTTTTGCCAGTCAGCGTGAATTTGTGAATGATGCTGGACATGAACTGCGAACACCGATCACCATCATTCGTGGACATTTAGAACTGATGGGAGATGACCCCCAAGAACAACAGGAAACCCTGATCATGGTGATGGGAGAACTAGACCGGATGAGCCGTTTAGTTGATGATCTAATTTTGCTGGCTAAAGCAGAACGGGCAGACTTTTTACAGGTAGCAACGGTGAATGTGGCAGAGTTAACCCAAGAGTTATTTATGAAAGCCCAAGCACTGGCAGAAAGAGATTGGCAATTGGATGCTGTGCCGAAAGGTCAGATTGTTGTTGATCGCCAAAGAATTACCGAAGCTATCATGAATCTGGCGCAGAATGCTACTCAGCATACTAAGAAGAGTGATACTATTTCCATCGGTTCAGCGATCGCCAAAGGAAAAGTACGCTTCTGGGTACGTGATACAGGCGAAGGTATTCCACTGGTTGATCAAAAAAGGATTTTTGAACGATTTGCCCGCACTTCCCACAGTCGTCGTCGTTCAGAAGGTGCGGGTTTGGGACTTTCTATTGTCCGAGCGATCGCAGAAGCTCATGGTGGGCAAGTATTACTTCGCAGTCAGTTAGGGAAAGGTTCGATGTTTACCATCGTCTTACCTCTAGATCCTCCATGA
- a CDS encoding glycosyltransferase family 4 protein — MPIVGYVLKRYPRYSETFVVNEILAHEAAGLNIEIFALRPPSDTHFQNIISQVRAPVTYIKKPIQGRVSVSLNSLAPTAASYFWAELQEASKVIPDFWSKLAVAEGEQASTVYQAAWLAREAKLKGITHLHAHFGTVATSVARLASHFTGIPYTFTAHAKDIFHESVDFADMERKLQDAATVVTVSDYNLNYLQTKYPQAKQKIQRIYNGLNLVRLQYSSPAQRPPVIISVGRLVEKKGMSILIDACAILKQKNYEFQCQIVGTGSLETALKQQIQDLELSFLVEIIGPRPQNEVFQLVQQAAVFAAPYVIGKDGNRDGLPTVLLEAMALGTPCVSTDVTGIPEVVRHGETGLIVPQNHPEKLAISLQELLSDSALRVKLSTQAMNLIASEFDIERNTQILRKLFGTQRRRDAEEVLR, encoded by the coding sequence ATGCCCATTGTTGGTTACGTTCTTAAACGTTATCCCCGCTATTCAGAAACCTTTGTCGTTAATGAAATTTTGGCGCATGAAGCGGCTGGTTTAAACATTGAAATTTTCGCGTTAAGACCGCCCAGTGATACTCACTTTCAAAACATTATTTCCCAAGTCAGAGCGCCTGTCACTTACATTAAAAAACCAATTCAAGGTCGTGTGAGTGTATCTCTCAATAGTCTTGCTCCCACAGCAGCCAGCTATTTTTGGGCAGAATTACAAGAGGCCAGTAAAGTCATTCCTGATTTTTGGTCAAAGTTGGCAGTTGCTGAAGGTGAACAAGCAAGCACCGTCTATCAAGCTGCATGGTTAGCACGGGAAGCAAAACTCAAAGGTATCACTCATTTACACGCTCACTTTGGCACTGTAGCCACCAGTGTAGCTAGATTAGCATCTCATTTCACGGGCATTCCTTATACCTTCACGGCTCATGCTAAAGATATCTTTCATGAAAGTGTTGATTTTGCAGATATGGAACGTAAATTACAAGATGCTGCGACAGTGGTAACTGTTAGTGATTACAACCTCAATTATTTACAAACAAAATATCCTCAAGCTAAACAAAAAATTCAACGTATTTATAATGGTTTGAATTTAGTAAGATTACAATATTCTTCACCTGCTCAACGTCCTCCTGTAATTATTTCTGTTGGGCGTTTGGTTGAAAAAAAAGGAATGTCTATTTTAATAGATGCTTGTGCAATTCTCAAACAAAAAAATTATGAATTTCAATGTCAAATTGTGGGTACGGGTTCATTAGAAACAGCATTAAAACAACAAATTCAAGATTTAGAATTGTCATTTTTGGTAGAAATTATTGGTCCACGTCCGCAAAATGAAGTGTTTCAATTAGTGCAACAAGCGGCTGTGTTTGCAGCACCTTATGTAATTGGTAAAGATGGCAACCGGGATGGACTACCTACAGTTTTATTAGAAGCGATGGCATTAGGAACGCCCTGTGTAAGTACAGATGTAACTGGTATTCCTGAAGTAGTGCGTCATGGTGAAACTGGGTTGATTGTGCCACAAAATCATCCTGAGAAATTAGCGATTTCACTTCAGGAACTTCTCAGTGATTCAGCTTTGCGGGTTAAGTTATCAACGCAAGCTATGAATTTAATTGCATCTGAGTTTGATATTGAGCGTAATACTCAAATTTTACGGAAATTATTTGGCACGCAGAGACGGAGAGACGCAGAGGAGGTATTAAGGTGA